TTGAGCACAATTCCAAATATGAAATCAGTTAGCAACTAGTAATAATTTCGTTTTGCTATTTGCATGCTCTGCAGCGCAGCTCATTTAATTCATATTTGGCATTTACAGATGTACAAAGATGCTCTCTATGTTTCTCCTGTTCATTAACGAGCCATTCGAGAAATCTCATGTTAATCCATGGCCTTTCTTGTCCTGCAAAATTACTCATCCAGGGATGTCCTCaacttaaatatatataaaaaactcCTTGATTTCACAAGCATAGAACAACTTTTAACATACAACCAGCATACCTGTATGACCAACTGTTCTGTCAGATTCAAATATCTCATGATCATTGCCACCCTATTAAAGAGAATGGAATGAAAAAGGAAGCACTAGTCAGACAAAATGCTACAGAGACAGATACGGTACAGTTAAGTTTGTAGTAATTAAATGGGATGTCGTTAACAGTGGCTTGAAAAGTTTGCTGACGAGCGCCCCCCGATACAGTAATTAAATGGGACGTCCCCCTTCTCCTTTCCTCTGCCGACGAGCGCCCCCTGATACCCCCATGATTCCGGTTTGAGACTTTCTGGCTGTCCCAGATTGGCTTCGTGGAGGCGGTCCATGCTCGGTGGGTTGAGGCCCGCGAGCACCCTCACCCTCGTCCCCCCTCGGCCATTGATGCCTGGCAGTTCTGTGCCAAGCGGGGCCGACAATTTATGAAGGGTTGGGGTGCCAACCTGGGACGTGACCTGCGCGAGCGCAAGAAGATCTTGATGTCCGCCATCCAGGCCCTCGACCTGCGCGCTGATGCGGTTGGTCTCTCACCTGAGGATTGGCTTTCTAGGTACGACTTGGAGGACCAGCTCGCGGTCATTTACACCGACGAGGAGGCCTACTGGCGCCTTCGCGGATCCCGGAAATGGGTCCTGAAAGGTGATGCGAACACGGCCTACTTCCAGGCCATTGCGAATGGTCGGCGTAGACGCAATACCATTCCCCTTCTTTGGGACGGGGAGTCTCTGCTTCAGTCCCCCCGTGACATCAGGGCTCACGTCGATGGATTCTATAGGACCCTTTTCTCTGCCTCCCCTCGGGGAGGCTTATCTTTGGCCCTCGACTGCTGGTCCGGCCGCCAGCTTGTTTCCGCTGAGGAGAACGCGGTCCTTACGGCTCCCTTCTCCGAGGACGAGGTTTGGGATGCCATCCGCGGCATGAACCCTACCTCGGCCCCGGGTCCAGACGGCCTACCGGTGAAATTCTTCCAGTCTTTCTGGAATGTGATCAAACCGGAGATCATGGCCATCTTCGAAGAGTTCTATGTTGGGTCTATCGACCTCGGGCGCCTCAACTATGGGATCATCTCGCTCATCCCAAAGGTCCCGGGAGCCTCGGACATTCGTCAGTTTCGTCTAATCACGGTCATCAACGTGATTTTTCGGATTCTGgctaaagggtacgccaatagggtgaccctcctCGCTGACCAGATTACCCACCCCAACCAGTCCGCCTTCATTCAAGGGCGATACATTCTGGATGGGGTGCTAGTCCTTCACGAAGTCCTCCATGAGGTGCGCGCTAAACACCTTAAGGCGGTCTTCTTGAAGATTGATTTCCATAAGGCCTACGACACGGTCTGTTGGCCCTTCCTTCGGAAGTATTGCTCCGTAAGGGCTTCGACGACCGGTGGATTTCCAGGGTAATGCAGATGGTCTCTTGCGGTCGTACTGCCGTGAACATCAATGGGGAGATCGGGCCCTACTTCCCCACCTCCTGTGGGGTAAGGCAAGGTGATCCCTTCTCCCCCTTCTTGTTCAATATGGTGGTGGACGCGCTTGCCGCCATTCTAGATAAGGCTAAGGCTGCTGGCCACATTCAGGGAATCACTCCCCACCTGGCTGGCGGCTCCGGGATCTCCCTCCTCCAGTATGTCGACGACACCATTATCATggtcaaaggctcggagtcggatgtCGCCAACCTTaagttcctcctcctctgcttccaacAAATGTCTGGCCTTAAGATAAACTTCGACAAGAGTGATGTGATGGTGATGGGCTACTCTCCGGCCGAGTCGCTTGCCATTGCCAACCGGCTCAACTGCTGCCTCGGCGCCTTTCCCACAACATACCTGGGAACGCCCATTAGCGACTCTCGGCTTACCGTTGCGGACCTGCGCCCGACCGTAACCAAACTCCAAACGCGCATCGAACCCTGGCAGGGTAGATGGCTGTCAAAGGCGGCTCGGACCATTCTCATTAACTCATCCCTCTCCAGCCTCCTCCtgttcctcatgagcttctacagcctccaCGAGACCCTGCACCATGAGATTACAAAAATTCAGTCCCGCTTCTACTGGGCCGGCGATCATAATAAACAGAAATACCACATGGTGAGCTGGCCTAACATCTGCAAGCCTAGGGATCAAGGAGGCCTCGGGATCATGTGCTCCAAACGCATGAATATCGCCCTCCTTTCCCGTTGGCTTTGGTGGATTTCGCAGGGCCAGGGGGTCTCTGGCTTGACATCATTCGGAACAAATATTTGCGAGGCCAACCCCTCGCGTTTTGTCAGAGATCTGGTAGCTCTCAGTTCTGGCAGTCGGTCATCCAGCTGCTCCCAGTCCTTCGCATCGGGACATCCATCTCGGTGGGCTCCGGATCGGCGACTCTGTTCTGGTTTGACAGATGGGCTGGAGATTCCCCCTTCGCTGcgcgcttccccgacctcttctccaTCGCGGTAGAACCCCTGATCTCGGTTGAGAGGGCCCTTATTGACCTAGGGCGCCTTGCTTTTCGGAGGCCCTTTGGCCCTCcggaatccgccgcctggcgtgcGTTGCTCTTCACGAACCGGTGGTTGATAGTGACCTTGACCGGGTGAGATGGCGCCTCGAACCTTCGGGGCAATTCTCCACCAGGTCTCTATACCAGGCCATCGCTCCCTCctccgcccctcccccccttgtgaCGGTGTGGTCCATCCGCCTGCCCCTGAAAATCCGGATCTTCATGTGGCAGCGGATTCGCGGTCCACTCCCGTCTGGCGTTGAGGTCCGCAAGCGCAATGGCCCGGGATCCGGCCTCTGCCCTCTTTGCGGCGTTCCCGAGGACtcgaatcacatcttcttctcctgcGTCTCCGCGCGATTCGTTTGGAGTTGTTTCCCTGACGTGGTGGGCGGAAATTGGTGTCACACCAACTTCCCCGACTTATTTGACGAGCTCCagtcctcccccttgtcttctcgccacattaggtggcttgagatcGGTGCCCTCGATTGGACCCTATGGACGAtccgcaataagcttgtgatccaGCGCGTTCCTCTTCGGCGAGCTACTGACGCTATCTTCAAACTGTctggtttcttgcagctttggcggccgcttagccgcccccaggaccgcgacgccatctcagccttcatcgccgaccttcgctcgatggctgtccgcctgtcgccgccgcccccgccgccaccgccgaatCCCGACTAGTCGGTTGTTGGGCCCNNNNNNNNNNNNNNNNNNNNNNNNNNNNNNNNNNNNNNNNNNNNNNNNNNNNNNNNNNNNNNNNNNNNNNNNNNNNNNNNNNNNNNNNNNNNNNNNNNNNNNNNNNNNNNNNNNNNNNNNNNNNNNNNNNNNNNNNNNNNNNNNNNNNNNNNNNNNNNNNNNNNNNNNNNNNNNNNNNNNNNNNNNNNNNNNNNNNNNNNNNNNNNNNNNNNNNNNNNNNNNNNNNNNNNNNNNNNNNNNNNNNNNNNNNNNNNNNNNNNNNNNNNNNNNNNNNNNNNNNNNNNNNNNNNNNNNNNNNNNNNNNNNNNNNNNNNNNNNNNNNNNNNNNNNNNNNNNNNNNNNNNNNNNNNNNNNNNNNNNNNNNNNNNNNNNNNNNNNNNNNNNNNNNNNNNNNNNNNNNNNNNNNNNNNNNNNNNNNNNNNNNNNNNNNNNNNNNNNNNNNNNNNNNNNNNNNNNNNNNNNNNNNNNNNNNNNNNNNNNNNNNNNNNNNNNNNNNNNNNNNNNNNNNNNNNNNNNNNNNNNNNNNNNNNNNNNNNNNNNNNNNNNNNNNNNNNNNNNNNNNNNNNNNNNNNNNNNNNNNNNNNNNNNNNNNNNNNNNNNNNNNNNNNNNNNNNNNNNNNNNNNNNNNNNNNNNNNNNNNNNNNNNNNNNNNNNNNNgcccttttctttttgtttttgtctCTTTCttttttgggcttgttgagctatgccctcagcagaaccttccTCTTGTTTGTGAGACTTGGGTGCGTGTGAACTTGTCCTTGTATGTGTGCTctgtggcggtttgctttatttataaagcggggcgaaaaccTTTTTCGGTTAAAAGTTTGCTGAACACCTTGTGTGTACAAAGGTACTTCACTTCACAAAAGACAACGAGATTTCTGACCTTGGAAGCACTGCACAACTAAAGTATACATCTCTCACCTTGTAAGTTTTGTCCCCAAAGAAATGAATTTCTTTGAATTCTTCAAGATATCTCAAGCAGTAGGTTTTGTCCCAGCCTTTTGGGAATACCTGAATTCAGTGGTGCAGTAGTAAAGCCCAAAATGGATATTTCTAGCAGGTATGTATTAGTTAGTTACAATACTTACATCAAAACTAATCTGCCCTCCAATGGAAAATGTGAGATTCAAGTGGCCAAACTTTTCACGAAGCACTGAGACCATTTTAGGCCGAATGTTATGTACCTAAAGAATTGAATTGGTTCAGTTCCATGTTCCTCTAATGACATATTTCCCCTTTCCAATTCGAACTAAAGTACCTTATCATACTTCTCAAAATCATCACGCTCTTCTTGACTACAGTTCCTCCCTATTGGCGACACATTGATCATTCCATTCCTGAATTCTATGAATGTACCCCTGGGGAAACGTTAACTCGGTGAGTAAAGAGGTAGCAGCAGAGGGAATTCTCAGGTTCGGCGCTGACCTTTTAATTGGGATATCCAAGTCCGCGATGTAATGAAGAGTGAAGTTAATGAATTCCTGCGAGGAAGGAACACGTAATATCACCATCAAGGCCTGGAAACTCATCTGCGACAACAGTACAAGATAAGAACACCACACCACGTTGGCTCACCTTAAGCTGGTCATCTCCGAGATACGTTTTCAAACTCTGCGACACCAGGCAAAATACAGATGTGGATCTTTACGCAACACCTCCAGTAGTAAACTCAGTACGTTCGTGCTAAAACAGTGTACATATACAATGTGCTGGAGACTTACTTGCGTCCCGATAAGCTCGCCGTTCCTGTGCGCAACTAGTCCGTTCTCGGAGAAGACGTAGTCGTAATCGGTGATGACTGCAGAGGAGAGAACGAACATCAGAGTTTCAGACCCAACTGATTACGGTTTCAGACAAGTTGAGCAGACAGTGCCTCGCGAAGAACTCTGAATCCTAGCAGACCGTCCTGCTGAATCCAAGCAGGCTGGGTACCTGATTTACCGAGCTGCCCGGAGATCTTGGCCAGATCGGATCCCCCGACCAGGCCCACGCTCACAACCTGCTCCCGGGAAGAAAACCAGAGTGACACAACCAGACATACAGTGAGTGGGAAATTAGATCTTAACCCACACTTAATTCCCCATTTGATAATCTGCCCGCCGGAGAATCCCACGGAAAGAGAAACTGGAACGAGGGCGGGAGGGCCTCACCTCGCGCAGCCGCTTCATGAACTCGCGCATCTCCGGCGTCACCTCTTTGCGCGGCGCGGTGATGGTGTCGTCGACGTCGAAGAGCGCGAGCACCGCGGTGTTCTTCCTCGCCGCCGCCATCCTGCTCGTCCTCCCGCCGCCGCTGCAGCTGCTACGAGTAAGAAAGGACGGGGCGCGCCTCGTCGCAGCGGTCGCGTGATATGGCGCCGCCGGGGGAGGAGGTGGAGAGGGGATGCGTGGGGCGGAGAAAGTCAATAACGCGCGAACGTGCCAAAGAGGAGGACTTTTTGGATGACAtttcatttttttatagtttttttataGTTTGGATTGTTTTTTTACACAGTACAAACGCTCATACATATACACATACATTCATCCAtatgaatgcacacacgtacaTCCTACCCTATAAGCACTCCCGAGAGATTGAACCGCCAAATCATCTTGAAATTAACAAAGTCGTTATATACGTCTTCGTAGTCGACGGGATTGTTGCTCCCACTGAATGCATATGGCCAGAAGGCTTGCTGAAGACGGAGATGATCTTAAGATAGTTTTTCGTTAATGGGGATAGAGAAAAAGAGTCCTCACTTTCATAATTGAAAATTAGAGTCCACAAGCACTAATGTCAGGTCTGGACTTGAGTTCTGATGAGCAGGAAATTTTTATACTAATTTTATACTCTTtctgttctaaaatagatgacctaactttgtactaattttatactaactttagtacaaagttgagtcatctattttggaacggaaggagtacttGACAACATGCATATAAGTCTAATCTAACTTGTATTTCACGTCCGTACTCCCAACTAGGTTCTGGAACATATAAGGAGTTTCCAGAGAAACTAAAGTATCCGGCATGGTCTTACTCGTCAACGTGCAAAAACTTGTGTTGGCAGACTATACAGTAAGAGTGGCCTGAAAAACAGACAGTTCACTATATGTTGCTTCTATATATTTACGGTTTTCCACTTACAAGCTCGAAGAGAATTTTCAGACATGTGATGGGTAACACATGATGTCCTGTAATCCTAGGTGGCGGTTTGTATGCATTCTTGGTCGTTTATCCGTGCATATCAATGGATGCCAAGTAGGACCATCATGGGGGCCAGATCAAACAAATCGTCCTTGCGCTGCTTCTCCTTCCAATCCGGTTCCGTGAAGGAGTTTTGAAAGGTCAAACGAACAAAATTGCTCACACACATTCCATTGCCAGAACAAAATAATCCTCGATGCTTCTCAAGCCTACGCCACTCATTTAGATAAGACATGTTTGCTACTTCTTGAACATATGTATGATCTTCATTCTGCATCACTATAGGAACAAGACTAAAAGACTTGGAAAGTAAATATGCTCATCCCATAGGAACTGTTGATGTGAAGGTGCTACGGTACCAAACTTCTATGTATATATTTATCGGCATGTGCATAGGTATCTCGAATTTCAATTACTTGACTTCTAGCAATTTGATTTGCTATCTTATACCTTCATGGTAATAGTATATCTTTAACATGTCATATGCTCACATGCCTTTTATACAACTGTAGTATAACACATAGAGTATCAACCATAGATATTACATCTGGGGGAATATGGTTGCCAGACTGGCATCGTACATCTAACATGTTGTGACAGTTAATTGGACATGTCATGTTATTATGGTGCACACCAACCTCTGGGTTCAGGTCCTAGGTTGAATTTGGATGCCTTTCTTACTACAGTATTAGACTACATTAATTGCACACATTTATCATTGTTTTCCTTAGAAAAAACATTAATGGGAATCTGCAATAGGCTTCATAAGTCATAACTGAAATCAAATATCTCAGATGTAATAGAACTTGTGCAAGATGTATACAAGATCACCCCTCAACTTACATGTGCATTTTTTTTCCTTCTAGAAATAATAAAATGGATGTACGTACAGAAGCAATACTTGTACTACACCCATCAATACTTGTTGTACAACCATCTGACGGGGATATGTATGTGGAATCAACTTAGATGATTTGCTATATCCTATTAGTTCGAttcgcacaaaaaatttcatctacgCAATGTTACCTCTGAAAGAGGGAAACATGCATCCATTTATTTAAAAATTGAGGGTTATTATGAACTCCATTCTTGAAAACAATGGCTGGATGGATGGAGAAGAGGGCTAAGCGATCATTCTTGTCTTAAACGTCGATGGGAAATCCATGCTCGTGCGCTAGATCAGAGTTTAGGCCATCCAGGCAATGGTTCAATCACTCACAATTCATTCAATCATACATGGATAATCAAGATATCGCTCAATCTCAGTAGGAGTGCTGAATTTTGATCATATCCATTCAAAACAACACCACAATCTGAATAGGCAATGTAAACATGAACCTACTTTCCTTGACCTTATTGTTTAGATTTGGTCTACAAGCTTGCTCTAAATGTACGGTTCGATCACACATATTGATGCAATAATAAAAAAACAATCTCCCTCCTACGAAATCTCTCAAAGTAAAGCCATGTCACGTGACCAAACACACTGTTTCAGATGTCTCTTAATCGCAATTCATGTATTGTCATGAGGTAGATACCACGAGAGCGATCCATGAACTAACAATTCTGATCACAATTTTCCATGAATTTCATATGGTAACGTTGTTATCACAAATACATAAACCTTCATCTAAGCCAGGAAGGAGTGAGTTTGTATCGTAGGCGGCTTTGCTAAAACGAAAGGTGGTCAGGTTACTTTGGTGAGCACCTCTAGATAAAAGCCATCTACGAAAATCATGTAATGCTGACAACCCTTATCAAGAACCTTCGGTGGAAGTATCACACATGGCTCCAGTTATGATTGGTGTGCAAAAACTTGTATCGCAGACAACTCTAGTCGGAATAGCCTGAGAAGTGGACACTCCAATATAGATTTGCTTGTATATATATActctttattatttttaatatactttATTAAATATTCTAAGATACCCCGATACAAGTTTTGTTGAAAAAATATCATCTGCGATGTACTTTTTGTAATATACCCTTTTCACGTACAAACACATCAGTATATACGTAAATATTTAAAAATATGTAGATTCACATGAATTTTTTCATGGAACTCATTTTGGGGTATTTAATAATTactaatgaagtatattaaaaataataaagtgatataaaagattcatctatgtggtatatgagAAGCGGGATTACATACTCCCAGGAGTACACAaccattttcatatatatatatatatatatatatatatatatatatatatatatatatatatatatatatatatatatatatataaagatctTTCACTTTTACAAATAGTTAGAAACTTACTAGTCATGTCATGGCGGTACACCATTTATTCTAATCTCAGATGGTGGTTGTTCACCGGTGTGATGCACATCCTTGGTCATTTCTTCTTGCAAATCAATACACTAAGTAAGGCTATCATGGGGCTAGATCAAACCAATCCTCTTGTCATCATCGATGTTGATGGATTGTTTTGCTTCAGTATACAACGTGTCCACATTGACAAGTCGGTGGAGGGGAAAAAGGCACGCCAAGAAACCAGACTAAATAAGTATTCATGAAGGACTTGCGTTAGCCACTAATAATGGCATCACCAACCAGGCTGTGAATGCACAAGCGCTAAATTTGGACCGTTTGACAGTGAAAAAAATCGTTGGTGCGAATCAATTCCACACAATGTTGGTTACTTAAAAGGTAATATAAGTACACTTGGCAGTTGGGTATTGACAAATAATATTGGACCTCCCCTGCTTCCCTGCCCTATAAATTCACCCATCTGCATCCAAATGCTATATATGTGCGTAGAGGAGATCTAAAGCTAGCTGGAGAGGAAAGGAGGGAGGCACCGGCCGGCGGGC
This portion of the Triticum dicoccoides isolate Atlit2015 ecotype Zavitan chromosome 7A, WEW_v2.0, whole genome shotgun sequence genome encodes:
- the LOC119327978 gene encoding phosphomannomutase-like — encoded protein: MAAARKNTAVLALFDVDDTITAPRKEVTPEMREFMKRLREVVSVGLVGGSDLAKISGQLGKSVITDYDYVFSENGLVAHRNGELIGTQSLKTYLGDDQLKEFINFTLHYIADLDIPIKRGTFIEFRNGMINVSPIGRNCSQEERDDFEKYDKVHNIRPKMVSVLREKFGHLNLTFSIGGQISFDVFPKGWDKTYCLRYLEEFKEIHFFGDKTYKGGNDHEIFESDRTVGHTVTNPNDTMQQCRSIFLSK